One genomic segment of Garra rufa chromosome 13, GarRuf1.0, whole genome shotgun sequence includes these proteins:
- the LOC141348420 gene encoding synaptotagmin-like protein 3 — MKLEQENWEVIYNCFCPMDLGLFQALERERVLEVLQRDKALRTIEADRIRRLKVDLQGVCRQSSMTIMRPYGQRSCARCQRILGKFWDCGSVCCGCSHRICKRCRVVRSAQEWKCTMCHAYREFKIKSGEWFLEQQAKKFPDVKDNSHETIGDKLLQSYQRLSFIAVVPPTPPPVYEPTSYNRLTYLPEQVKKPFTKSMENLMVSVSAHIKKFSKSQNDLTVEAGQLTVDHGLLQNSRRMSRSESAINKVNLCKVPSLPNLSQNTRGVDHYASTSTLYLTDDDASYTSAYSDEQRDSNSSTGMDCGIFENTSVTGEVEAVFGYNNRTSCLEITIKACKNLMFGDTKKKCHPYVKVCLLPKKYHDYKTKTAVKRGNNPVYNETFTCVVAPSQLGSSVVQVSVWHCRGLKRKLFLGETHIRLADLCLESTDTQRSVCYALGPKGHPLGGDEELLLKAQFQFLPQTYPHTTGMRLALPYTLSASLEYRNMNMCVDERKTPFSGLII; from the exons ATGAAACTCGAACAGGAAAACTGGGAAGTCATATACAATTGCTTCTGCCCTATGGATCTCGGATTATTCCAGGCTCTGGAGAGAGAAAGAGTCCTCGAGGTTCTTCAGAGAGACAAAGCACTTCGAACCATTGAAGCAGACAGAATCAG GAGGCTGAAGGTAGATCTTCAAGGTGTCTGTCGACAGAGCTCCATGACCATCATGCGTCCTTATGGTCAGAGATCATGTGCACGGTGTCAGCGGATTCTGGGGAAGTTCTGGGACTGTGGTTCGGTGTGCTGCGGATGCAGCCATCGCATCTGTAAACGCTGTCGGGTCGTCAGGTCTGCACAGGAGTGGAAGTGCACAATGTGTCATGCATACAG GGAATTTAAGATCAAATCGGGTGAATGGTTTCTGGAACAGCAAGCAAAGAAATTTCCAGATGTCAAAG ataacaGTCATGAAACCATCGGAGACAAACTATTACAGTCTTATCAACGGCTCAG ctTTATTGCAGTTGTGCCTCCAACTCCTCCTCCAGTTtatgaaccaacatcatacaacAGATTGACTTATTTACCAGAACAGGTAAAGAAa CCATTTACTAAATCTATGGAGAACCTGATGGTGTCTGTCAGTGCTCACATAAAAA AGTTCTCCAAATCTCAGAATGATTTGACTGTGGAAGCTGGTCAGCTGACTGTGGATCATGGACTCCTGCAGAACTCAAGACGTATGAGCCGATCAGAGAGTGCCATCAACAAAGTCAAT CTGTGCAAAGTACCCAGTCTACCCAATCTATCCCAGAACACCAGAGGTGTCGATCATTATGCTTCAACAAGTACACTTTACCTTACAGATGACGACGCTTCATATACATCCGCATACAGCGATGAGCAAAGG GACAGCAACAGCAGCACAGGAATGGACTGTGGGATCTTTGAAAACACTAGTGTGACTGGAGAAGTAGAGGCTGTCTTCGGTTATAACAACAGGACGTCCTGTTTGGAGATAACTATCAAAGCCTGCAAAAATCTGATGTTTGGAGATACGAAGAAGAAATGTCATCC GTATGTAAAGGTCTGTCTGCTTCCAAAGAAATATCATGATTATAAAACGAAGACAGCAGTCAAGAGGGGAAATAACCCGGTTTACAACGAAACCTTTACT TGTGTGGTTGCTCCTAGTCAGCTGGGCAGCAGTGTAGTTCAGGTGTCAGTGTGGCACTGCAGGGGACTCAAGCGGAAGCTCTTTCTGGGCGAGACGCACATCCGTCTGGCAGACTTGTGTCTGGAGAGCACAGACACTCAGCGCTCGGTGTGCTACGCACTCGGCCCAAAG GGTCATCCACTGGGTGGTGATGAAGAGCTGCTGCTTAAAGCTCAATTCCAGTTTCTGCCACAGACTTACCCACATACAACCGGTATGAGACTAGCACTCCCTTACACACTTTCAGCCAGCCTAGAATATAGGAATATGAATATGTGTGTGGATGAGAGAAAGACTCCCTTTTCTGGGCTTATTATATAA